In Zobellia roscoffensis, the following are encoded in one genomic region:
- a CDS encoding TIR domain-containing protein, translating into MILTKNIFAIYAGQDRDVLQSLLLHLQSIQKDFNIAIWSDVAIDDRQRLEPQNVSRLDRTDVFLLLLSHTFMNSEFIKQDEFKIVIDQYKEGKATIIPILLDDCQWDVEFTFDHYNFNFRELQVFQKDTNAISDWNPTDRVFMQVAYYMMGLLSSSAKKRAIEDPVHTDEQKMLNVEREGQIAIDFFSETVVDNKAESERIYEDAEVKKSVEEENKLREETEAKEQIRKEKWLKEKAENQLRIEKEAEARRAVVQEEIREREFIKARIAIGQKRQEQVTESLREPAWEQGLGETVTTERISNRKNSLAKYNYRFNNKNTIEARSIVPERKRVIEEPKIQLVVEEEISEKIINPVRETQREKELEETVAVEETATRKTDLAKYNYRFDNKREIEVLKVEIEKSGKEEPKTQVAVGREKRRTLLKVLEETEWKKKLGERVASLKAVAKESISKCKHLLDVKIEAWGKKVAPEESSGKEELKTQIAVDRKKRPTVLKAFEATQWKKKFGERVISLKISAKESLSKYKYLLDSKLYAKAKRVVSEEKLDSEGDSKNQTTIKNRRGVAILKTLQEFEWDKKLHERFATFKRVTKNYSSTIQGFTVKSVVLVNQFLGKVKKNIISNKKRKVRSEILIGAVVVLGILTYLFVGGSEKQSFSVSEIEDVKEVSDASVSPESNKENRTGASLKQGDSEKQPASIDKNRDVKEVSDASVATKNNQENRAGAILKLSVGDMHNEGIIFTIDPSSNTGKIAYLEDMGPMAWKDAMNIHKQLGEGWRLPELDELRLLYKTIGQGADNKGKFVAELYWSATPFDKHQARLVKFSDGNASYHYNSSGTHRKFLVRAIKDVKL; encoded by the coding sequence ATGATTTTAACAAAAAATATCTTCGCGATTTATGCCGGCCAAGATAGAGATGTGTTACAGTCCCTTTTACTTCATTTACAATCCATACAAAAGGACTTCAACATTGCTATATGGAGCGATGTTGCTATTGATGACAGGCAGCGATTGGAGCCACAAAACGTATCACGATTAGATCGTACAGATGTGTTTCTGCTTTTACTCAGCCATACTTTTATGAATTCTGAATTTATCAAACAAGATGAATTTAAAATAGTCATAGACCAATATAAAGAGGGCAAGGCAACTATAATTCCCATACTTCTGGATGATTGTCAATGGGACGTTGAATTTACTTTTGATCATTACAATTTTAATTTTAGGGAACTGCAGGTTTTTCAGAAAGATACAAATGCAATTAGCGACTGGAACCCAACGGACAGGGTGTTCATGCAAGTGGCCTATTACATGATGGGCTTACTTAGTTCATCTGCAAAAAAGAGAGCTATAGAAGACCCTGTACATACGGATGAGCAGAAAATGCTGAATGTAGAAAGAGAAGGTCAAATAGCAATTGATTTTTTTAGCGAGACGGTCGTTGACAATAAAGCTGAGAGTGAAAGAATATATGAGGATGCTGAAGTAAAAAAGAGTGTTGAAGAAGAGAATAAACTACGCGAAGAGACCGAAGCCAAAGAACAGATTAGGAAGGAAAAATGGTTAAAGGAGAAAGCGGAAAACCAATTAAGAATAGAGAAAGAGGCCGAGGCTAGGAGAGCAGTAGTTCAAGAAGAAATCCGCGAAAGAGAATTTATAAAAGCCCGTATAGCAATAGGGCAGAAAAGACAGGAGCAAGTAACCGAATCACTAAGAGAGCCGGCTTGGGAACAAGGATTAGGTGAAACTGTTACGACAGAAAGAATAAGTAATAGAAAGAACAGTCTTGCAAAATATAACTATCGATTCAATAACAAGAATACGATAGAGGCTCGAAGCATAGTTCCCGAAAGAAAGCGGGTTATTGAAGAACCAAAAATTCAACTGGTAGTAGAGGAGGAAATTAGCGAGAAAATAATAAATCCCGTTAGAGAGACGCAACGGGAAAAAGAACTAGAGGAAACAGTAGCGGTAGAGGAAACAGCCACTAGAAAAACTGATCTTGCAAAATATAATTATCGCTTTGATAATAAGAGAGAGATAGAGGTTTTAAAAGTTGAAATAGAAAAGTCTGGCAAAGAAGAACCAAAGACCCAAGTAGCGGTAGGGAGGGAAAAACGCCGTACGCTGCTCAAAGTCTTAGAAGAAACGGAATGGAAAAAGAAGCTCGGTGAAAGAGTTGCCTCATTGAAAGCAGTTGCAAAAGAAAGCATTTCAAAATGTAAGCATCTGTTAGATGTAAAAATAGAAGCATGGGGCAAAAAAGTTGCTCCAGAAGAAAGCTCGGGTAAAGAAGAACTAAAGACCCAAATAGCGGTAGACAGGAAAAAACGGCCTACAGTACTTAAAGCCTTCGAAGCAACGCAATGGAAAAAGAAATTTGGCGAAAGAGTTATATCGTTGAAAATATCTGCGAAAGAAAGCCTGTCAAAATATAAGTATCTGTTAGATAGTAAATTATATGCAAAGGCCAAAAGAGTTGTTTCAGAAGAAAAATTGGACAGTGAGGGAGACTCAAAAAATCAAACAACTATAAAAAATAGAAGAGGAGTTGCAATACTCAAAACTTTACAAGAGTTTGAATGGGATAAGAAATTGCATGAAAGGTTTGCTACCTTTAAAAGAGTGACTAAAAATTATTCCTCAACAATACAAGGCTTTACGGTCAAAAGTGTGGTGTTGGTTAATCAATTCCTAGGAAAGGTTAAAAAGAACATAATATCAAACAAAAAAAGAAAGGTTCGCTCTGAGATTTTGATCGGAGCTGTTGTAGTTTTGGGCATATTAACCTACCTATTTGTAGGAGGTTCTGAGAAACAATCATTTTCGGTATCTGAAATTGAGGATGTAAAAGAAGTTTCTGATGCTAGTGTTTCACCTGAAAGTAATAAAGAGAATCGAACGGGGGCTAGCTTAAAACAAGGGGATTCTGAAAAGCAACCAGCTTCTATTGATAAAAACAGGGATGTAAAAGAAGTTTCTGATGCTAGTGTCGCAACTAAAAATAACCAAGAGAATCGGGCAGGAGCTATCTTGAAACTAAGTGTCGGTGATATGCATAATGAGGGTATAATTTTCACCATTGACCCATCTAGTAACACCGGAAAAATAGCATATTTGGAAGATATGGGCCCCATGGCATGGAAAGACGCTATGAATATTCACAAACAATTAGGTGAAGGCTGGCGGTTACCCGAGCTAGATGAATTACGTCTCCTTTATAAAACTATTGGGCAGGGTGCAGATAACAAGGGTAAATTTGTAGCTGAGTTGTATTGGAGCGCCACACCTTTTGATAAGCATCAAGCACGTCTTGTAAAATTCAGCGATGGTAATGCCTCATATCACTATAACAGCTCAGGAACACATCGAAAATTTCTAGTGCGTGCTATTAAAGACGTCAAGTTGTAG
- the miaE gene encoding tRNA-(ms[2]io[6]A)-hydroxylase, with amino-acid sequence MLHLKLATDPRWVNIVEKNLEEILTDHAWCEQKSATNAITIITLNSEYPDLVTDLLLLAQEELVHFQMVHDIIKKRGYTLGRERKDSYVNELYKFMNKGGSRIKSMVDRLLFSAMIEARSCERFKLLSQEIKDPELSKFYHDLMISEAGHYTTFIGFARKYGQNVDVDKRWQELVAFEAEVIKNYGKGESIHG; translated from the coding sequence ATGCTTCATTTAAAATTAGCTACTGATCCACGTTGGGTTAATATTGTTGAAAAAAACTTAGAGGAAATACTAACGGATCATGCATGGTGTGAACAAAAATCGGCTACTAACGCCATTACCATAATTACACTCAATTCTGAATATCCGGATTTAGTTACGGACTTGCTTTTATTGGCGCAAGAAGAATTAGTACATTTTCAAATGGTACATGATATCATTAAAAAACGAGGATATACGTTAGGGAGAGAACGTAAAGATAGCTATGTTAACGAACTTTACAAGTTCATGAACAAAGGAGGAAGTAGAATTAAATCTATGGTGGACAGGCTTTTGTTTTCGGCCATGATTGAAGCCAGAAGCTGCGAGCGCTTTAAACTACTCTCGCAAGAAATAAAAGACCCTGAACTTTCTAAATTCTATCACGATTTAATGATTAGCGAAGCGGGTCATTACACTACTTTTATTGGCTTTGCACGTAAATACGGTCAAAATGTAGATGTAGACAAACGTTGGCAAGAGTTAGTAGCTTTTGAAGCAGAAGTAATTAAAAACTACGGAAAGGGTGAATCTATACATGGGTAA
- a CDS encoding SCO family protein, with amino-acid sequence MKLQFYKSTSVMNLFGKLKYPLPTILFFTLSASILLYVLLSYSTNLPIYNATDFNAKLVDTSVQGSLKKHTIANFHLINQNNEIVTQENYRNKIYVADFFFTRCPTICPLMANNMKKLQDEFLNEDDVMLLSMSVTPALDSVSVLKKYSERHSAIDTKWHITTGNKKQIYNLARKSFFAAVDQGDGGFQDFIHTPNFILIDKKRELEVFMMAPIRTI; translated from the coding sequence TTGAAACTTCAGTTTTATAAGTCCACATCCGTAATGAACCTGTTTGGCAAGTTAAAATATCCGCTACCTACTATCCTATTTTTCACTCTATCAGCGAGTATTTTGTTGTACGTTCTACTTTCTTATAGTACCAACTTACCTATTTATAATGCAACGGATTTTAATGCAAAATTAGTTGATACTTCCGTTCAGGGAAGTTTGAAAAAACACACGATAGCCAATTTTCACTTGATCAACCAAAACAATGAAATAGTTACCCAAGAAAATTATAGAAACAAAATCTACGTAGCCGATTTCTTCTTTACACGTTGTCCCACCATCTGCCCGTTAATGGCCAACAACATGAAAAAATTGCAAGATGAATTCCTGAACGAGGATGATGTAATGCTCCTCTCCATGTCCGTAACGCCAGCACTGGATAGTGTATCCGTTTTAAAGAAGTACAGTGAAAGGCATAGTGCCATAGATACGAAATGGCATATTACCACGGGAAACAAAAAACAAATTTATAATCTGGCACGTAAAAGCTTTTTTGCCGCCGTTGACCAAGGCGATGGAGGTTTTCAAGATTTCATACACACCCCTAATTTTATTTTAATCGATAAAAAAAGAGAATTAGAGGTGTTTATGATGGCACCAATACGAACCATTTAA
- a CDS encoding tetratricopeptide repeat protein, with the protein MKAKLPLPWITVLFLLTIYFLYKDANSDQINEYQKASFSFIKCTPAKFMLNGVDTTKQISPLFNNLGNLHFPIATENERAQQFFDQGIKLSYAFNHAEAHRSFLEASRLDSKSAMAYWGQAYALGPNINDPLPDEQRKTKINEALVMANKLTPTANKKEQALIKALNARYSTDLDMDPDLLDLAYFKEMEKVVVQYPNDANILILFAQSAMNTTRWNYWDKNGNPGPNIKAAKTALEKAMELEPENPGGHHYYIHMVELPHPDMGVKSADKLASLMPGAGHIVHMPSHIYIRVGRYLDAVKTNQTAIAADEDYIAQCFSQGLYPLAYYPHNIHFLWSSASLLGASEIAIDAAKKTAEKVPVGELKELPFLQDFAATPLLAYTRFGKWNQILTIPAPDSEIKHLNLIRHYARGIAFIRKGNLKKAQEELEALESIRKDPELETLVATANNASIRSAHIAYEVVAGELEASKGNHDQAIMHLEKAVELEDGLTYTEPAAWHIPTRQNLGAVLLKAKQYDKAKTIFKEDLDVLRQNGWSLMGLYQALQFQNKSEEAKAIKAEFDKAWEHADIKIETSVL; encoded by the coding sequence ATGAAAGCAAAACTTCCACTACCTTGGATTACTGTACTATTCTTACTAACGATATATTTTTTATATAAGGATGCCAACTCGGACCAAATAAACGAGTATCAAAAAGCGTCCTTTAGTTTTATAAAATGCACTCCAGCAAAATTTATGTTAAACGGAGTTGATACCACCAAACAGATTTCGCCATTGTTCAATAACTTGGGAAATCTTCATTTTCCGATAGCTACAGAAAATGAGCGCGCTCAGCAATTCTTTGACCAGGGCATAAAGCTGTCCTACGCCTTTAACCATGCAGAAGCCCACCGGTCTTTTTTGGAAGCCTCCAGATTGGATTCCAAATCGGCCATGGCGTACTGGGGGCAAGCGTATGCCCTTGGCCCAAATATTAACGACCCCTTACCGGACGAACAACGAAAAACCAAAATTAACGAAGCATTGGTCATGGCCAATAAGCTGACACCAACCGCAAATAAAAAAGAACAAGCTTTAATAAAAGCATTGAACGCCAGATACAGTACAGACCTTGACATGGACCCGGACCTTCTGGACCTTGCCTATTTTAAGGAAATGGAAAAAGTGGTCGTCCAGTATCCGAACGATGCCAATATTCTAATTCTCTTTGCACAGTCGGCCATGAATACGACACGGTGGAACTATTGGGACAAGAACGGAAACCCAGGCCCGAATATCAAAGCAGCAAAAACGGCCTTGGAAAAGGCTATGGAACTTGAACCCGAAAACCCTGGCGGACACCATTACTATATACACATGGTAGAATTACCGCATCCGGATATGGGCGTAAAAAGTGCGGACAAATTGGCTTCCCTCATGCCCGGTGCAGGCCATATTGTTCATATGCCTTCCCATATCTATATTAGAGTGGGAAGATATTTAGATGCCGTAAAAACAAATCAAACCGCTATTGCCGCAGATGAAGATTATATTGCTCAATGCTTTTCGCAGGGGCTTTACCCCTTAGCGTATTATCCGCACAACATTCACTTTTTGTGGTCTTCCGCAAGTCTTTTGGGTGCTAGTGAAATTGCTATAGATGCAGCAAAAAAAACTGCCGAAAAGGTTCCGGTGGGCGAACTAAAGGAGCTGCCTTTTCTACAGGATTTTGCCGCTACGCCCCTATTGGCCTATACCCGATTTGGAAAATGGAACCAAATTTTGACCATCCCTGCCCCGGATTCGGAAATTAAGCATCTTAATCTTATTCGCCATTACGCCAGGGGCATTGCTTTTATAAGAAAGGGTAACCTAAAAAAAGCCCAAGAGGAACTAGAGGCATTGGAATCCATCAGAAAAGACCCTGAACTGGAAACCCTTGTTGCAACGGCAAATAATGCGTCTATCCGTTCGGCCCATATAGCTTACGAAGTGGTGGCGGGGGAATTGGAAGCCTCAAAAGGTAATCACGATCAAGCCATTATGCATTTGGAAAAAGCAGTAGAACTAGAAGACGGTCTTACTTATACCGAGCCTGCTGCTTGGCATATCCCTACTCGACAAAATTTAGGCGCAGTGCTTTTAAAAGCAAAGCAATATGATAAAGCCAAAACGATATTTAAAGAAGATTTAGATGTCCTAAGACAGAACGGATGGTCCTTAATGGGACTTTACCAAGCATTACAATTTCAAAACAAATCAGAAGAGGCCAAGGCTATCAAAGCTGAATTTGATAAAGCTTGGGAGCACGCCGATATAAAAATTGAAACTTCAGTTTTATAA
- a CDS encoding DeoR/GlpR family DNA-binding transcription regulator, whose product MKKSNRHQVILEEVHLHNRVLLTDLAGILDVSMDTVRRDVKELDKLGKLRKVHGGAISNGFNIYTDRSGEIFQQDSKVNIARKGISLLKDGDVILISGGSTNLELAKLIPAKMNLTFFTPSLPMAIELVNNMTARHEVYLIGGKLSKESQLVTGGGSINSLADITVDICFLGTGYIDYTRGITEADWEIAQMKSAMIKASKRLVALTISKKLNTVNRYKICDIGTLDALITELEPNAELLAPYRDNGVELI is encoded by the coding sequence TTGAAGAAAAGTAACAGACATCAGGTCATATTAGAGGAGGTACATTTGCACAATAGGGTACTTCTGACTGACTTGGCCGGAATTTTAGATGTATCTATGGATACCGTCAGAAGAGACGTAAAAGAGCTGGATAAATTAGGTAAGCTACGAAAGGTGCACGGCGGTGCTATATCAAACGGATTTAATATATATACTGACCGGTCGGGCGAAATCTTTCAACAAGACAGCAAAGTTAATATTGCCCGCAAAGGTATATCCTTATTAAAGGATGGTGATGTTATTCTTATTAGCGGAGGTTCTACCAATCTTGAATTGGCAAAATTGATACCAGCCAAAATGAACCTTACCTTTTTTACACCTAGTTTGCCCATGGCCATTGAATTGGTTAATAATATGACCGCACGCCATGAAGTTTATCTCATAGGAGGGAAGTTATCCAAAGAATCGCAACTGGTTACAGGTGGTGGTTCTATTAACAGCCTGGCGGACATTACCGTGGATATTTGTTTTTTAGGAACCGGATACATTGACTATACAAGAGGCATAACAGAAGCAGATTGGGAAATTGCACAAATGAAAAGTGCCATGATCAAGGCTTCAAAACGTTTGGTAGCCCTTACCATCAGTAAAAAATTAAATACAGTAAACCGTTATAAAATTTGTGATATAGGTACTTTAGATGCTTTAATAACCGAGCTTGAACCAAACGCAGAACTGTTGGCTCCCTATAGAGATAATGGGGTAGAGTTGATCTAA